A genome region from Manihot esculenta cultivar AM560-2 chromosome 5, M.esculenta_v8, whole genome shotgun sequence includes the following:
- the LOC110614256 gene encoding uncharacterized protein LOC110614256, whose product MMNTRVGTRLQPKKVPVKPEKGKVEKIQRNKQRDATRTARKIGQSSSRERKIALQQDVDQLKKKLRYEENVHRALERAFNRPLGALPRLPPYLPAATLELLAEVAVLEEEVVRLEEQVVHFRQDLYQEAVYISSSKKNVESFADLYDLSPNKNPKPEHAKIIARNFLASTISTIRHLPSFSDDEPGKENQLCTNSMKQNKNSSIHKAQTSRPPEKRPPIDGKPAEKHLNPQKLQLECRTAGQENAEARIGTADDPNKISEDILKCLSSIFLRMSSTKSRRTSENLPFLSTLVSQENVEETEYRDPYGICSQFGKRDIGPYKHLFAIEAGTINPNRKSNSLFLLHRLKLLLGKLASINLQKLTHQEKVAFWINIYNSCMMNAFLEYGIPENPEMIVALMQKAKINVGGHLLNAITIEHFILRLPYHSKYTSSKCAKNDEMTVRSKFGLELSEPLVTFALSCGSWSSPAVRVYSASQVENELDVAKREYLQAAVGISSRKFAIPKLLDWYLLDFAKDLESLLDWICLQIPSELGKEAIKCLERGKVEPDSQFVQIMPYEFSFRYLLYT is encoded by the exons ATGATGAATACGAGAGTCGGGACGAGGCTGCAGCCCAAGAAAGTTCCAGTGAAGCCTGAAAAA GGGAAGGTGGAGAAGATACAGAGGAACAAGCAGAGAGACGCCACAAGAACAGCTAGAAAAATTGGCCAAAGTTCAAGCAGAGAGAGAAAAATAGCACTGCAGCAAGAT GTTGATCAACTAAAGAAGAAGCTGAGGTATGAAGAGAATGTTCACAGAGCTTTGGAGCGAGCTTTTAACAGACCTTTGGGAGCTCTACCTCGCCTTCCTCCTTATCTGCCTGCAGCT ACGCTAGAGCTTCTGGCAGAAGTAGCAGTTTTGGAAGAGGAAGTTGTTCGGCTTGAAGAACAAGTGGTGCATTTTAGGCAGGACTTGTATCAAGAAGCTGTCTACATTTCAAGCTCTAAGAAAAATGTGGAAAGTTTTGCAGATTTATATGACTTGTCCCCAAATAAAAATCCCAAGCCAGAACATGCCAAGATAATAGCTCGAAATTTCCTGGCATCCACCATATCCACAATCAGGCATTTGCCCTCCTTTTCTG ATGATGAACCAGGGAAAGAGAATCAATTGTGCACCAATTCTATGAAGCAGAACAAGAATTCCTCAATCCATAAAGCTCAAACAAGCAGACCTCCAGAGAAAAGACCTCCCATCGACGGCAAACCGGCTGAGAAGCATTTAAATCCTCAGAAATTGCAG CTTGAATGTAGAACAGCAGGCCAAGAAAATGCAGAAGCAAGAATTGGTACTGCAGACGATCCAAACAAGATTTCTGAGGACATTTTGAAATGCTTGTCAAGCATTTTCTTACGAATGAGCTCGACGAAAAGTAGGCGTACCTCTGAGAATTTACCTTTCTTATCAACATTAGTTTCTCAAGAAAATGTTGAAGAAACTGAATATCGAGATCCATATGGTATATGTTCACAATTTGGGAAGAGAGATATTGGTCCATACAAGCATTTATTTGCTATAGAAGCTGGCACAATTAATCCGAACCGAAAATCGAACTCTTTATTTCTACTTCATAGGCTAAA ACTTCTACTTGGGAAACTTGCCTCTATCAACTTGCAGAAGCTCACCCATCAGGAGAAAGTTGCTTTCTGGATAAACATTTACAACTCCTGCATGATGAAT GCATTTCTAGAATATGGAATACCAGAAAATCCTGAGATGATTGTTGCACTAATGCAAAag GCAAAAATAAATGTTGGGGGACACTTGCTAAATGCGATAACTATCGAACATTTCATTCTCAGACTACCTTATCACTCGAAATAT ACCTCGTCGAAATGTGCAAAAAATGATGAAATGACAGTGAGGAGCAAATTCGGGTTGGAGTTATCCGAACCATTAGTCACATTTGCACTTTCGTGCGGAAGCTGGTCCTCACCAGCT GTGAGAGTGTACTCCGCATCTCAAGTTGAAAATGAACTAGACGTGGCGAAAAGAGAGTATTTGCAGGCAGCAGTTGGAATTTCAAGTAGAAAGTTTGCAATCCCAAAGCTGTTGGATTGGTATTTACTTGATTTCGCGAAGGACTTGGAATCGTTGCTCGACTGGATCTGCCTTCAAATACCAAGTGAACTTGGGAAAGAAGCAATCAAGTGCCTTGAGAGAGGTAAAGTTGAGCCTGATTCTCAGTTTGTCCAAATTATGCCATATGAGTTCAGTTTTAGGTATCTTCTGTACACATAA